In one Gossypium hirsutum isolate 1008001.06 chromosome D09, Gossypium_hirsutum_v2.1, whole genome shotgun sequence genomic region, the following are encoded:
- the LOC121221185 gene encoding ACT domain-containing protein ACR6, with translation MDDEYAKLIRRVNQPRVVIDNNACEDATVIQVDSVNKHGILLEVVQVLTDMNLTIRKAYIASDGGWFMDVFNVVDNDGNKIRDKEIIDYIQRRIETSAGFVPSRRGSVGVMPSEEHTSIELAGTDRPGLLSEVCAVLADLRCNVVNAEIWTHNTRAAAVVHVTDDSTGCAITDPKRLLMIKDLLCNVLKGNDDLKTAKTMLSAPGVMHRERRLHQIMFADRDYERVEKTGVRAVEERSSRPQVNLLNIEKDYTVITMRAKDRPKLLFDIICTLTDMQYVVFHGMVNTTRMDANQEFYIRHVDGLPISSEAECVRVIQCLEAAIERRASEGLELELCTEDRLGLLSDITRIFRENSLCIKRALISTKGGKAKDTFYVTDMTGNPVDPKIIDSICRQIGRSALQVKHNRSSLAPKPPHQETTMSYLFGNLFKARTFQNFKLIRSYS, from the exons ATGGATGATGAATATGCTAAGCTTATCAGAAGGGTAAACCAACCCAG AGTGGTGATTGACAATAATGCTTGTGAGGATGCCACAGTTATCCAG GTTGACAGTGTCAACAAACATGGGATTCTCCTGGAAGTAGTTCAAGTGCTTACTGATATGAATCTTACAATAAGAAAAGCATACATAGCATCTGATGGAGGATGGTTTATGGATG TTTTCAATGTTGTTGACAATGATGGCAACAAAATCAGAGATAAAGAAATTATTGACTATATTCAAAGG agaATCGAAACTAGTGCGGGCTTTGTACCATCACGGAGAGGCTCCGTAGGTGTAATGCCATCAGAAGAGCATACATCAATTGAACTTGCAGGGACTGATAGGCCTGGTTTATTATCTGAAGTATGTGCAGTCCTGGCGGACCTGCGTTGCAACGTTGTAAATGCCGAGATTTGGACCCATAACACCCGTGCTGCAGCTGTAGTTCATGTGACAGATGATTCGACAGGCTGCGCAATCACCGACCCAAAACGTCTCTTGATGATAAAGGACTTGCTTTGCAATGTTCTCAAAGGAAATGATGACTTGAAAACAGCAAAAACAATGCTTTCAGCTCCCGGTGTCATGCATAGGGAGCGAAGGTTGCATCAAATCATGTTTGCAGATAGGGACTACGAAAGGGTGGAAAAAACTGGAGTCAGGGCAGTCGAAGAGAGGAGCTCGAGACCCCAAGTTAATCTGTTGAATATTGAGAAAGATTACACTGTTATTACCATGAGGGCAAAAGATAGGCCAAAACTACTGTTTGATATTATCTGCACTCTTACAGATATGCAATATGTTGTTTTTCATGGAATGGTCAACACAACGAGGATGGACGCTAATCAG GAATTTTATATCCGACATGTAGACGGGCTCCCGATCAGTTCAGAAGCAGAGTGTGTCCGTGTTATACAATGTCTTGAAGCAGCCATCGAGAGGAGAGCATCTGAG GGGCTGGAGCTAGAATTGTGCACAGAAGACAGGCTTGGACTACTGTCCGATATTACCCGGATTTTCCGGGAAAACAGCTTGTGTATCAAGAGAGCATTAATCTCGACGAAAGGTGGTAAGGCCAAGGACACCTTCTATGTCACAGATATGACTGGAAATCCGGTCGATCCCAAGATTATTGATTCAATCTGTCGACAGATAGGCCGGAGTGCACTGCAGGTGAAACATAATAGATCAAGTCTTGCACCAAAACCACCTCATCAAGAGACAACAATGAGTTATTTGTTCGGGAACTTGTTCAAAGCACGTACTTTTCAGAATTTCAAGCTAATCAGATCTTACTCATGA